One window of Aliarcobacter lanthieri genomic DNA carries:
- a CDS encoding F0F1 ATP synthase subunit delta, translating to MRDLVAKRYVKALIDGRDLKAITEISEKLNEISSAFNSDKFKSIITSPEVSENDKTTLVISLVTGANSALNNFIKLLGEKRRLDLLPLIANDLKIQIAKMNNSYIGVVYTNEELPSNYISSIEEQFSKKFNVKLSLSQKVGGYDGIKVDIDGLGVEISFSKDRLKSQLIDHILKAV from the coding sequence ATGAGAGATTTAGTAGCAAAAAGATATGTAAAAGCTCTAATAGATGGAAGAGATCTAAAAGCTATTACAGAAATTAGTGAAAAATTAAATGAAATCTCTTCAGCGTTTAATAGTGATAAATTCAAATCAATTATTACTTCACCAGAAGTTAGTGAAAATGATAAAACAACTTTAGTTATATCTTTAGTTACTGGTGCAAATAGTGCTTTGAATAATTTTATTAAACTACTTGGTGAAAAAAGAAGATTAGACTTATTACCATTAATTGCAAATGATTTAAAAATTCAAATTGCAAAAATGAATAATAGTTACATTGGTGTAGTATATACTAATGAAGAATTACCAAGTAATTATATATCTTCAATAGAAGAGCAATTTAGTAAAAAATTTAATGTAAAACTTTCATTATCACAAAAAGTTGGTGGTTATGATGGTATTAAAGTTGATATTGATGGACTAGGTGTTGAGATATCTTTCTCTAAAGATAGATTAAAATCGCAGTTAATCGATCATATTTTAAAAGCAGTTTAG
- a CDS encoding F0F1 ATP synthase subunit B, giving the protein MKRVLLLLAIAMVPVALFASQGEVETDIGQRTFNFVIFAAILWYLLAHRIKAFFANRTLGIQAELDKVQDSLKASKDRVTEAQKKLDDAKKIAAEIIESAKADVDSIKQKVTTAIDSDIANLNKNLDEMIKVEISKAKKEVVAEILDELLKSDNIKLSQDELVNIVLKKVA; this is encoded by the coding sequence ATGAAAAGAGTATTACTACTATTAGCTATAGCTATGGTTCCAGTTGCATTGTTTGCAAGTCAAGGTGAGGTTGAGACTGATATTGGTCAAAGAACCTTTAACTTCGTAATATTTGCTGCAATTTTATGGTATTTACTTGCACATAGAATTAAGGCATTTTTTGCTAATAGAACTTTAGGAATTCAAGCTGAACTTGATAAAGTTCAAGATAGCTTAAAAGCTTCTAAAGACAGAGTTACTGAAGCTCAAAAAAAATTAGATGATGCAAAGAAGATTGCTGCTGAAATTATTGAAAGTGCAAAAGCTGATGTAGATTCTATAAAACAAAAAGTTACAACAGCTATTGATTCTGATATTGCTAATCTAAATAAAAATTTAGATGAGATGATAAAAGTTGAGATTTCTAAAGCTAAAAAAGAAGTTGTTGCTGAAATTCTTGATGAGTTATTAAAATCAGACAATATTAAATTATCTCAGGATGAGTTAGTAAATATTGTTCTTAAAAAGGTAGCATAA
- a CDS encoding ATP synthase F0 subunit B': protein MLDISPVLLLSSGIIFLLVVARLNSCLFKPLLKHMDERSASIKKDLEDAKSNSADVDGLLVEANDIIAKAKREAAAIREQAYKEAKDSADVKLASAKLNLEAKSAEFAKSLQEETSALKASLLSSMPQFNQSLKAKLSSI from the coding sequence ATGTTAGACATAAGTCCTGTACTATTGCTTAGCTCTGGTATCATCTTTCTTTTAGTTGTTGCTAGACTAAACAGTTGCTTGTTTAAACCATTATTAAAACATATGGACGAAAGATCTGCATCTATTAAAAAAGATTTAGAAGATGCAAAATCTAATAGTGCTGATGTTGATGGGCTTTTAGTTGAGGCAAATGATATTATTGCTAAAGCTAAAAGAGAAGCTGCTGCTATTAGAGAGCAAGCCTATAAGGAAGCAAAAGATAGTGCTGATGTTAAACTTGCAAGTGCTAAATTAAATTTAGAAGCAAAATCTGCTGAATTTGCTAAAAGCTTACAAGAAGAAACAAGTGCACTTAAAGCCTCTTTATTATCATCAATGCCTCAATTTAACCAAAGCTTAAAAGCTAAGCTTAGTTCAATTTAG
- a CDS encoding ParB/RepB/Spo0J family partition protein produces MALGRGLGELLGEVETAYGNSSGNLNSGIAKIDVSLIKPNPNQPRKIFDEEKLQELSDSIKEHGLLQPIVVVEDNDGTYTLIAGERRLRAHKLANIEEIKAIIVNEDELKLRELALIENIQRDDLNIIELAFCYAQLLNEHNITHEELSKKVFKSRTSITNTLRLLQLSSYVQQFLATDKLTAGHAKIMLGLNVDEQKMVCDTIIGQKLSVREAEKLIKDLKEKDKPKPKKESQINSYNIKSLKSFTEILKNDKIKAKIDKNYIKIEFNSQEDIDRLASYFNIQ; encoded by the coding sequence ATGGCACTAGGAAGAGGATTAGGAGAGTTATTAGGTGAAGTTGAAACAGCTTATGGTAATTCAAGTGGAAATTTGAATTCTGGTATTGCAAAAATAGATGTTTCTTTAATAAAACCAAATCCAAATCAGCCAAGGAAAATATTTGATGAAGAAAAACTTCAAGAACTAAGTGATTCTATAAAAGAACATGGTTTACTTCAACCTATAGTAGTAGTTGAAGATAATGATGGAACTTATACTCTAATAGCTGGAGAAAGAAGATTAAGAGCTCATAAACTAGCAAATATTGAAGAAATAAAAGCTATTATTGTAAATGAAGATGAATTAAAACTAAGAGAATTAGCTTTAATTGAGAATATTCAAAGAGATGATTTAAATATTATAGAATTAGCATTTTGTTACGCACAACTTTTAAATGAACATAATATTACTCATGAAGAATTATCAAAAAAAGTTTTTAAAAGTAGAACTTCTATAACAAATACTTTGAGATTATTACAATTAAGTTCTTATGTACAACAATTTTTAGCTACAGATAAACTAACAGCAGGTCATGCAAAAATTATGTTAGGTCTAAATGTTGATGAACAAAAAATGGTTTGTGATACTATAATTGGTCAAAAACTATCAGTAAGAGAAGCTGAAAAATTGATAAAAGATTTAAAAGAAAAAGATAAGCCAAAACCTAAAAAAGAAAGCCAAATAAATTCTTATAATATAAAATCATTAAAATCTTTTACTGAAATACTCAAAAATGATAAAATAAAAGCTAAGATAGATAAAAATTATATTAAGATTGAATTTAACTCTCAAGAAGATATAGATAGATTAGCTAGTTACTTTAATATACAATAA
- a CDS encoding ParA family protein, with product MTEIISIANQKGGVGKTTTAVNLSAALALDGKKVLLIDADPQANATTSLGFHRDTYEYNIYHVMLGTKELAEIILDSEIENLKVAPSNIGLVGIEKEFYKNTKERELVLKRKIDTVKASYDYIIIDSPPALGPITINTLGASTSVLIPIQCEFFALEGLAQLLNTIKLVKQTINKSLQIRGFLPTMYSSQNNLSKQVFADLAQHFENKLFKIDDDSYVVIPRNIKLAESPSFGKPIMLYDTASIGTKAYTNLAKAIIG from the coding sequence ATGACTGAGATTATTTCAATAGCAAATCAAAAAGGTGGTGTAGGTAAAACTACAACTGCAGTTAATTTAAGTGCAGCTTTAGCACTAGATGGTAAAAAAGTTTTACTAATAGATGCAGATCCACAAGCAAATGCAACAACATCGTTAGGATTTCATAGAGATACGTATGAGTACAATATCTATCATGTAATGCTTGGAACAAAAGAGTTAGCAGAAATTATTTTAGATTCTGAAATAGAGAATTTAAAAGTTGCACCTTCAAATATTGGTCTTGTAGGAATTGAAAAAGAGTTCTACAAAAATACAAAAGAGAGAGAACTTGTATTAAAAAGAAAAATTGATACAGTTAAAGCAAGTTATGATTATATAATCATAGATTCACCACCTGCACTTGGACCAATTACAATTAACACTTTAGGAGCTTCTACTTCAGTTTTAATACCAATACAATGTGAATTTTTTGCTTTAGAAGGACTTGCACAATTATTAAATACAATAAAACTTGTAAAACAAACTATTAATAAAAGTTTACAAATAAGAGGATTCTTACCTACAATGTATAGTTCTCAGAATAATTTATCAAAACAAGTTTTTGCAGACTTAGCACAACATTTTGAGAATAAACTGTTTAAAATTGATGATGACTCTTATGTTGTTATTCCAAGGAATATAAAACTTGCAGAGAGTCCAAGTTTTGGAAAACCCATTATGCTTTATGATACAGCTTCAATAGGAACGAAAGCATATACAAATTTAGCAAAAGCAATTATAGGATAA
- a CDS encoding biotin--[acetyl-CoA-carboxylase] ligase has translation MEIIKLKEVDSTQNYIKDYIKVNGYKNPLCIFTTYQTNGIGSRGNSWIGEKGNLFFSFVMKKSDLPQDLPLQSASIYFTYILKIVLKDFGSKVYIKWPNDFYFEDKKIGGAITTTTNELLYCGIGLNLVKVSNDYGNLDIRVDIDELLKIYFYKLDKKILWKQIFSQFKLEFTKSKIFQATIDGIKVSLEKAILNSDGSIQIEDKKVFSLR, from the coding sequence ATGGAAATTATAAAATTAAAAGAAGTTGACTCAACACAAAATTATATTAAAGATTATATAAAAGTAAATGGATACAAAAATCCTTTGTGTATATTTACAACTTATCAAACAAATGGAATTGGAAGTCGTGGAAATTCTTGGATTGGAGAAAAAGGAAATTTATTTTTCTCTTTTGTTATGAAAAAATCTGATTTACCTCAAGATTTACCGCTACAAAGTGCATCTATATACTTTACATATATATTGAAAATTGTTTTAAAAGATTTTGGTTCAAAAGTTTATATAAAATGGCCAAATGATTTTTATTTTGAAGATAAAAAAATAGGTGGGGCTATTACAACAACAACAAATGAATTATTGTATTGTGGAATAGGATTAAATTTAGTTAAAGTTTCTAATGACTATGGAAATCTTGATATAAGAGTTGATATTGATGAACTTTTAAAAATATATTTTTACAAATTAGATAAAAAGATTTTATGGAAGCAAATTTTTAGTCAATTTAAGTTAGAATTTACAAAATCTAAAATTTTTCAAGCAACTATCGATGGTATAAAAGTATCGCTTGAGAAAGCTATATTAAATAGCGATGGATCTATACAAATTGAAGATAAAAAGGTATTTAGTTTAAGATGA
- a CDS encoding F0F1 ATP synthase subunit C has protein sequence MKKIVLLMLAIAGFAFAADGAVANETLKAYSVVAAGIGLGLAALGGAIGMGNTAAATIAGTARNPGLGGKLMTTMFIALAMIEAQVIYALVIAMIALYANPFL, from the coding sequence ATGAAAAAAATCGTTCTTTTAATGCTAGCTATCGCTGGTTTTGCTTTTGCTGCTGATGGTGCAGTTGCAAATGAAACTTTAAAAGCTTACTCTGTAGTTGCTGCAGGTATTGGATTAGGTTTAGCTGCTCTTGGTGGAGCTATTGGTATGGGTAATACTGCTGCTGCAACTATTGCTGGAACTGCTAGAAATCCTGGTCTTGGTGGAAAATTAATGACAACAATGTTCATTGCTTTAGCTATGATTGAAGCTCAAGTTATTTATGCACTTGTTATTGCTATGATTGCATTATATGCAAATCCATTCCTATAG
- a CDS encoding imelysin family protein, whose protein sequence is MKIAKRFLISLSVTAALALSANATSPKDTNKTVVSTKAPILEAYANIALDNYSDAVKDAKALKEAIDKFVANPTQENLDNSKKAWLESRESYGSTEIFRLSNGPIDAEDGWIEKAYGSLEGQINAWPLDENMIDYTIDADGKLTSGNIIDTIGKFNPGGEDSTEVDVTKITIEALTELNENGGEANVSTGYHAIEFLLWGQDQDYNNFLEDNITKGAMVAGLRPLSDFTTDKNAKRRLEYLSVVTEKLVQDLEIVKSAWEKDINGNAGLYRAAFLGKIKGKNKDKNISKKEALKQIIAGMGVFIKSELANERIAVAVLTPSEEDEHSCFSDNTHRDLVKNYEGFKNILTSTYNGKKYGEALIDSLNKEDKDRVLKLMSDIEEKIESVDRIAKTEAHFDYQIRPDHPQSKVLVKLKNELRKLGDEMISVAKANNIKLTEDDVTDPEETQL, encoded by the coding sequence ATGAAAATTGCAAAAAGATTTTTAATAAGTTTATCTGTAACAGCTGCATTAGCATTAAGTGCAAATGCAACTTCTCCAAAAGATACAAATAAAACTGTTGTTTCTACTAAAGCACCTATTTTAGAAGCTTATGCGAATATAGCACTTGATAATTATAGTGATGCAGTAAAAGATGCAAAAGCTTTAAAGGAAGCTATTGATAAATTTGTAGCAAATCCTACTCAAGAAAATCTTGATAATTCTAAGAAAGCTTGGTTAGAATCAAGAGAATCTTATGGTTCAACAGAAATTTTTAGACTTTCAAATGGTCCAATTGATGCAGAAGATGGTTGGATAGAAAAAGCTTATGGTTCTTTAGAAGGGCAAATTAATGCTTGGCCTCTTGATGAAAATATGATTGATTATACTATAGATGCAGATGGTAAATTAACTTCTGGAAATATTATTGATACAATTGGAAAATTTAATCCAGGAGGAGAAGATTCAACAGAAGTTGATGTAACAAAGATTACAATTGAAGCTTTAACTGAACTTAATGAAAATGGTGGAGAAGCGAATGTTTCTACAGGATATCATGCAATTGAATTTTTATTATGGGGACAAGATCAAGATTATAACAACTTTTTAGAAGACAATATTACAAAAGGAGCTATGGTTGCAGGTCTTAGACCACTTTCTGATTTTACAACAGATAAAAATGCAAAAAGAAGATTAGAATATTTAAGTGTTGTAACAGAAAAACTAGTACAAGATTTAGAAATAGTTAAAAGTGCTTGGGAAAAAGACATAAATGGAAATGCGGGGCTTTATAGAGCTGCATTTTTAGGAAAAATAAAAGGTAAAAACAAAGATAAAAATATCTCTAAAAAAGAAGCTTTAAAACAAATTATTGCAGGAATGGGAGTATTTATCAAATCTGAACTAGCAAATGAGAGAATTGCAGTTGCAGTACTAACTCCTAGTGAAGAAGACGAACACTCTTGCTTCTCTGACAATACTCATAGAGATTTAGTAAAAAATTATGAAGGATTTAAAAATATTTTAACTTCTACATATAATGGTAAGAAATATGGAGAAGCTCTAATTGATTCTTTAAATAAAGAAGATAAAGATAGAGTTTTAAAACTTATGTCTGATATTGAAGAGAAAATTGAAAGTGTTGATAGAATTGCAAAAACTGAGGCACATTTTGATTATCAAATTAGACCAGATCATCCACAATCAAAAGTTTTAGTAAAATTAAAAAATGAGTTAAGAAAACTTGGTGATGAGATGATCAGCGTTGCAAAAGCAAATAATATAAAATTAACAGAAGATGATGTTACTGATCCAGAAGAAACTCAACTATAG
- a CDS encoding di-heme oxidoredictase family protein encodes MKKFILSNSLVAIFCTGLFAFNIQDNYISNIKDNKLLLNSINGLNDDEYDKFMLGRSFFSIPWVKAPSITTARDGLGPLFNANSCISCHPKNGRGILFSSDNIASRSIVARLSIKSNDSLEHKNILKEKGYIPEPVYGNQLAINGIFGVDFEGKIDIDFEEKEIIFPDGEKQILLKPKYSLKELNYGELHKDSIVSYRIAQTLNGMGLIDLISNEDILANEDLEDKNGDGISGKANWVYSNITKKIELGKYTWKASVAFLKEQVAFAASNDIGLTTTIFKDENCTKFQKPCNEAPKAKDIDLPDNRLDAITYYLKHLKSYSSKRTKEYEEGLAIFDSISCSKCHISSFKTKLGFDIYPYSDFLLHNMGEELADGRVEFLANEQEWRTAPLWGLSLHEKINKEKPRLLHDGRARSFQEAILWHGGEAKNAKEAYMNLPKEQREKLIKFLEEL; translated from the coding sequence TTGAAAAAATTTATTTTATCAAATAGCCTTGTTGCAATATTTTGCACAGGGCTTTTTGCATTTAATATTCAAGATAATTATATATCAAATATAAAAGATAATAAACTTTTATTAAATTCAATTAATGGATTAAATGATGATGAATACGATAAATTTATGCTTGGAAGAAGTTTTTTTTCTATTCCATGGGTAAAAGCTCCAAGTATTACAACAGCGAGGGATGGTCTTGGACCACTTTTCAATGCAAATAGTTGTATTTCCTGTCATCCAAAGAATGGAAGAGGAATTCTTTTTTCTTCTGATAATATCGCTTCAAGGTCAATTGTTGCAAGATTATCAATAAAATCAAATGATAGTCTAGAACATAAAAATATTTTAAAAGAAAAAGGGTATATTCCAGAACCTGTTTATGGAAATCAATTAGCAATAAATGGTATATTCGGTGTAGATTTTGAAGGAAAAATAGATATTGATTTTGAAGAGAAAGAGATTATATTTCCAGATGGAGAAAAACAAATTTTGTTAAAACCTAAATATAGTTTAAAAGAACTCAATTATGGAGAACTGCATAAAGATAGTATAGTATCTTATAGAATAGCACAAACCTTAAATGGTATGGGATTAATTGATTTAATTTCAAATGAAGATATTCTAGCAAATGAAGATTTAGAAGATAAAAATGGTGATGGAATTAGTGGAAAAGCAAATTGGGTATATTCAAATATTACAAAAAAAATAGAACTAGGAAAATATACATGGAAAGCAAGTGTTGCTTTTTTAAAAGAACAAGTTGCATTTGCAGCATCAAATGATATTGGATTAACTACAACTATTTTTAAAGATGAAAATTGCACAAAGTTTCAAAAACCTTGTAATGAAGCACCAAAAGCAAAAGATATAGATTTACCAGATAATAGACTTGATGCAATAACTTATTATTTAAAACACTTAAAAAGTTATAGTTCTAAAAGAACAAAAGAGTATGAAGAAGGTTTAGCTATATTTGACTCAATATCATGTTCAAAGTGTCATATTAGTAGCTTTAAAACAAAATTAGGTTTTGATATTTATCCATATTCAGATTTTTTACTTCATAATATGGGAGAAGAATTAGCAGATGGAAGAGTTGAATTTTTAGCAAATGAACAAGAGTGGAGAACAGCTCCACTTTGGGGTTTATCTTTACATGAAAAGATAAATAAAGAAAAACCTAGATTACTTCATGATGGAAGAGCTAGAAGTTTTCAAGAAGCAATTTTATGGCATGGTGGAGAAGCAAAAAATGCAAAAGAAGCATATATGAATCTCCCAAAAGAACAAAGAGAAAAATTAATTAAATTTTTAGAGGAGTTATAA
- a CDS encoding imelysin family protein, with the protein MKKIFLVFVFLVSSVFANESIFNSVIKNVSIPDTQKAIDDAKKLQNNLTNSNFKEFIKSWKKVEAIYLAGEIDSDYLDTPRYIDVFNNLKEDLNSQMQRVIESKSDVKTALFKNSFKTVNALEYVLFSSQKMNDRQTEISKEILNSIISKLEEIKEVYESYLKNSDGEEDEIEYNAKLINTLIASTYRLKEWRIGNPGGFSVKYKNDAKNNRAEYFLSQSSFDAIDAIFDAQRELVSNQKYSNLVNLAKSKNAASDLELVSLKIDESKKELKNLKKDDFSDSKKLFDLSSQIHDLYYITIIEKLGLKPNILDADGD; encoded by the coding sequence ATGAAAAAAATATTCTTAGTATTTGTATTTTTAGTTTCATCTGTTTTTGCAAATGAATCTATTTTTAATAGTGTTATAAAAAATGTATCAATACCTGATACACAAAAAGCAATAGATGATGCAAAAAAATTACAAAATAATCTCACAAATAGTAATTTTAAAGAATTTATAAAGTCTTGGAAAAAAGTAGAAGCTATATATTTAGCAGGAGAAATAGATAGTGACTATTTAGATACGCCAAGATATATTGATGTTTTCAATAACTTAAAAGAAGATTTAAATTCTCAAATGCAAAGAGTAATAGAAAGTAAATCTGATGTAAAAACTGCTTTATTTAAGAACTCATTTAAAACAGTTAATGCTTTAGAATATGTCTTATTCTCTTCACAAAAAATGAATGATAGACAAACAGAAATATCAAAAGAAATCTTAAATTCTATTATTTCAAAATTAGAAGAAATCAAAGAAGTTTATGAAAGCTATTTAAAGAATAGTGATGGTGAAGAAGATGAAATTGAATATAATGCAAAACTAATAAATACTTTAATAGCTTCAACTTATAGATTAAAAGAATGGAGAATTGGAAATCCTGGGGGATTCTCTGTAAAGTATAAAAATGATGCTAAAAACAATAGAGCAGAATATTTTTTAAGCCAAAGTTCTTTTGATGCAATAGATGCAATATTTGATGCACAAAGAGAATTAGTTTCAAACCAAAAATATTCAAATCTTGTAAATTTAGCAAAAAGTAAAAATGCAGCATCAGATTTAGAACTTGTCTCTTTAAAAATAGATGAATCTAAAAAAGAATTAAAAAATCTAAAGAAAGATGATTTTTCAGATTCAAAAAAACTTTTTGATTTATCTTCACAAATTCATGATTTATACTATATTACAATTATAGAAAAATTGGGACTTAAACCAAATATTTTAGATGCTGATGGAGATTAA
- a CDS encoding sterol desaturase family protein: MEYFALDFVLNPSKRVFWLYILSSIFLAILYFYYSKKSSKLILSSKLWLHPSAKLDYYYFILANIVNLVIIVPLLFSAKSIAISTNKFLYYNFGYFENTIFSYSQIILLYTISIFVFSDFTRYWLHRFLHTIPILWEFHKIHHSAKVLTPITFYRVHPIENLLFGIRYSLSIGFITGIFIYLFGAKIDIYMVFGVNIFIFIFSAFGSNLRHSHVPFAYFTFIEKWLLSPKQHQIHHDKKHFDKNYGGYIAIWDRIFGTLTLSKDVKILKFGIRKNQMSEYLTIKDLYLRPFINLIKKGKFYEKLKNTFTSKFNIYKS; the protein is encoded by the coding sequence TTGGAATATTTTGCATTAGATTTTGTATTAAATCCTAGTAAAAGAGTATTTTGGTTATATATTTTAAGTTCAATTTTTTTAGCAATATTATATTTTTACTACTCAAAAAAGAGTAGTAAATTAATATTATCATCAAAATTATGGTTACATCCTAGTGCAAAATTAGACTATTATTACTTTATTTTAGCAAATATTGTAAATTTAGTTATTATAGTTCCTCTGTTATTTAGTGCAAAAAGTATTGCCATAAGTACAAATAAGTTTTTATATTATAATTTTGGATATTTTGAAAATACAATATTTTCATATTCACAAATCATTCTTTTATATACAATATCTATTTTTGTTTTTAGTGATTTTACAAGATACTGGTTACACAGGTTTTTACATACTATTCCTATTTTATGGGAATTTCATAAAATACATCATAGTGCAAAGGTCTTAACACCAATAACTTTTTATAGAGTTCATCCAATAGAAAACTTACTATTTGGAATTAGATATTCCTTAAGTATTGGATTTATAACTGGAATTTTTATATATTTATTTGGTGCAAAAATTGATATTTATATGGTTTTTGGTGTAAATATATTTATATTTATATTTTCAGCTTTTGGATCAAATTTAAGACACTCACATGTTCCATTTGCATATTTTACATTTATAGAAAAATGGCTTTTATCTCCAAAACAGCACCAAATTCACCATGATAAAAAGCATTTTGATAAAAACTATGGTGGATATATAGCTATTTGGGATAGAATATTTGGAACTTTAACATTATCAAAAGATGTAAAAATTTTAAAATTTGGAATAAGAAAAAATCAAATGAGTGAATATTTAACTATCAAAGATTTATATCTTCGTCCATTTATAAATTTAATAAAAAAAGGGAAATTTTATGAAAAGCTTAAAAATACTTTTACCTCTAAGTTTAATATTTACAAATCTTAG
- a CDS encoding cytochrome-c peroxidase, with translation MKSLKILLPLSLIFTNLSAVNLTQEDLGRTLFFDTNLSKNRTQSCATCHNPEYAFTDDRDNGISKMASLGDDGKSLGDRQAPTAMYAKFSPKFHFNEKKGFYTGGQFWDGRETDLEGQAGGPPLNPIEMGMSSKKEVVDRLKENSLYIDTFKNLFGEEIFNDDEKAYEAMTKAIATYERTDEFSPFDSKYDRYLKGEYDLTPLEDLGKSIFFSNNNNSCSNCHILKGEDKEGETFTNYEYHNIGTPINHELRDKNGVTAIDNGLLSHPQIDDINQKGKHKTPTLRNVAVTAPYMHNGVFKDLKTVVEFYDKYNNKDRKINPETGKEWDEPEVNDTISLKELKAIKLTDRKVEALVAFMKLLTDKKYEHLLENEKK, from the coding sequence ATGAAAAGCTTAAAAATACTTTTACCTCTAAGTTTAATATTTACAAATCTTAGTGCTGTAAATTTAACACAAGAAGATTTAGGAAGAACTCTATTTTTCGATACAAATTTATCAAAAAATAGAACTCAAAGTTGTGCTACGTGTCATAATCCTGAATATGCTTTTACAGATGATAGGGATAATGGCATCTCTAAAATGGCTTCACTAGGTGATGATGGAAAATCTTTAGGAGATAGACAAGCACCAACTGCTATGTATGCAAAATTTTCTCCAAAATTTCATTTCAATGAAAAAAAAGGATTTTATACAGGTGGACAATTTTGGGATGGAAGAGAAACTGATTTAGAAGGACAAGCAGGTGGTCCACCTTTAAATCCTATTGAAATGGGAATGTCAAGTAAAAAAGAAGTTGTTGATAGATTAAAAGAGAATAGTCTTTATATAGATACATTTAAAAACTTATTTGGAGAAGAAATATTTAACGATGATGAGAAAGCTTACGAAGCTATGACAAAAGCAATTGCTACTTATGAAAGGACAGATGAGTTTTCACCTTTTGACTCAAAATATGATAGATATTTAAAGGGTGAATATGATTTAACTCCTCTTGAAGATCTAGGGAAATCTATATTCTTTTCAAATAACAATAATTCTTGTTCAAACTGTCATATTCTAAAAGGTGAAGATAAAGAAGGAGAAACATTTACAAACTATGAATATCATAATATTGGAACACCTATAAATCATGAATTAAGAGATAAAAATGGTGTAACTGCAATAGATAATGGACTTCTATCACACCCACAAATTGATGATATAAATCAAAAAGGGAAACATAAAACTCCTACTTTAAGAAATGTTGCAGTAACAGCTCCATATATGCATAATGGTGTTTTTAAAGATTTAAAAACTGTTGTTGAATTTTATGATAAATACAACAATAAAGATAGAAAAATAAACCCTGAAACTGGAAAGGAATGGGATGAACCTGAAGTAAATGACACTATATCTTTAAAAGAATTAAAAGCTATAAAATTAACTGATAGAAAGGTGGAAGCTCTAGTTGCCTTTATGAAACTTTTAACAGATAAAAAATATGAACATCTTTTAGAAAATGAAAAGAAATAA